The following proteins come from a genomic window of Methanocella conradii HZ254:
- a CDS encoding SPFH domain-containing protein has translation MLLQVGIGFEVLFVLITLFVIGAVILILVSGIRIIQPYQQGLWILLGQYRGRLNPGFNWVFPLVSNVIKMDLRTQVLDIPKQEVITKDNSPTNVDAIVYIKVVDPEKAYFEVTNYRIATIALAQTTLRSVIGDMELDEILYNRDLINGKLRDILDKATDAWGVRVEAVEIREVDPVGPVKAAMEEQTSAERRRRAAILLADGNKRSAILEAEGAKQAMILKAEGTRQSRILEAEGARVSSILQAQGQAQALRLISLGAVPLDKKALTVLSLDTLAKMSSGQATKIIFPFEISKLIEQSAKYLGASEEKVPEVGAATDVERIVGKPEDVLGKIPNPDELRAEVADIEKQLKKDLEDTAKTTKDLKKMPGEDKPSDVLENAKK, from the coding sequence ATGTTGTTACAAGTAGGTATTGGGTTTGAAGTATTGTTCGTCTTAATAACACTATTCGTGATAGGGGCAGTCATCCTTATCCTGGTCTCGGGTATACGCATCATACAGCCATACCAGCAGGGCTTGTGGATATTGCTGGGCCAGTACAGGGGGCGGCTGAACCCTGGCTTTAACTGGGTTTTCCCGCTGGTCAGCAACGTGATAAAGATGGACCTGCGCACCCAGGTGCTCGACATACCGAAGCAGGAAGTGATAACTAAGGATAACTCGCCCACAAACGTGGATGCCATCGTGTACATTAAGGTGGTTGACCCTGAGAAGGCATACTTCGAGGTTACCAACTACAGGATTGCTACTATAGCCCTCGCCCAGACGACGCTGAGGAGCGTCATAGGCGACATGGAGCTAGATGAGATTTTATATAATAGGGACCTTATTAATGGTAAGCTGAGGGACATTCTGGATAAGGCGACGGACGCCTGGGGCGTCCGCGTGGAGGCCGTGGAGATCCGTGAGGTAGACCCCGTGGGGCCTGTTAAGGCAGCCATGGAGGAGCAGACTTCTGCCGAGCGGCGCAGGAGGGCTGCTATTTTACTGGCTGACGGTAATAAGCGCTCCGCCATACTGGAGGCCGAGGGCGCCAAGCAGGCGATGATCCTGAAGGCGGAGGGCACGAGGCAGTCCAGGATACTTGAGGCGGAAGGCGCCAGGGTTTCAAGCATACTCCAGGCACAGGGCCAGGCTCAAGCGCTGCGGCTGATCTCGCTGGGAGCCGTCCCCCTGGACAAGAAGGCCTTGACCGTATTATCGCTCGACACGCTCGCGAAGATGTCCAGCGGGCAGGCCACGAAGATAATATTCCCCTTCGAGATCTCGAAGCTAATCGAGCAGTCGGCTAAGTATCTGGGGGCATCCGAGGAGAAAGTCCCCGAGGTGGGCGCGGCTACCGATGTGGAGCGCATCGTGGGCAAGCCCGAGGACGTCCTGGGCAAGATACCCAACCCGGATGAGCTCCGGGCAGAGGTCGCTGACATAGAAAAGCAGCTCAAGAAGGACCTGGAGGATACGGCGAAGACCACGAAGGACCTCAAGAAGATGCCAGGGGAAGACAAGCCATCCGACGTGCTGGAGAATGCTAAAAAGTAG
- a CDS encoding phosphoribosylformylglycinamidine synthase subunit PurQ has protein sequence MGVRSLVLTGYGINCEMETAYASELAGAEATIAHINDVIDGKYDLEDYHILNFPGGFSYGDDLGSGKAFANKLLYARTPSGPMIEQILRFIEDGKLIIGICNGFQILVKMGLLPGFDGNYKEQTCTVFYNDKGFRDAWVYLKLNPASKCVFTRGIERMYLPIRHGEGKFIPGDKSVLDRLWRNGHVVMQYADEGYRPTMEFPMNPNGSVDAIAGICDETGRVFGLMPHPEAFNHITNHPHYARLCQEHRRKGEPLPEEGDGIRIWRNAVEYAREKLV, from the coding sequence ATGGGAGTAAGGTCGCTTGTGCTTACCGGGTATGGCATAAACTGCGAGATGGAGACGGCTTATGCCAGTGAGCTTGCTGGCGCCGAGGCCACCATAGCACACATAAACGACGTCATCGATGGCAAGTACGATTTAGAGGACTACCATATCCTTAACTTTCCAGGAGGATTCTCATACGGCGATGACCTGGGTAGCGGCAAGGCGTTCGCCAACAAGCTCCTCTACGCAAGGACGCCGAGTGGCCCCATGATAGAGCAAATACTGAGATTTATCGAGGACGGCAAGCTGATAATCGGCATCTGTAATGGATTCCAGATACTCGTGAAGATGGGGCTTCTGCCAGGCTTCGACGGGAACTATAAGGAGCAGACTTGCACGGTATTCTATAACGATAAGGGCTTCAGGGACGCCTGGGTGTACTTGAAGCTTAACCCGGCCTCGAAGTGCGTATTCACAAGGGGCATAGAGAGGATGTATCTACCTATAAGACATGGCGAGGGCAAGTTCATCCCTGGCGACAAATCAGTGCTGGACAGGCTCTGGAGAAATGGCCACGTCGTCATGCAGTATGCGGACGAGGGCTACCGGCCTACGATGGAGTTCCCCATGAATCCTAACGGGTCGGTCGACGCCATAGCCGGCATCTGCGACGAGACGGGCCGCGTGTTTGGATTAATGCCACACCCCGAAGCATTCAACCACATCACCAACCATCCCCACTATGCCAGGCTGTGCCAGGAGCATCGGCGTAAAGGCGAGCCTCTGCCCGAGGAGGGCGATGGGATCCGCATATGGAGGAACGCCGTCGAGTACGCCCGGGAAAAACTGGTATAG
- a CDS encoding NfeD family protein — protein MEMGWVLLLVGALFLLIEVVLPGFFAVVPGTILVIIGGLMILIPDLLSYPWSPFLFAIITIVVSIATIAFYRRLAPGQKPLTTSMDSLAGKVGEVVNDIVPDTIDGKVKIDSQVWSATSDESIRKGEKVAVVRVSGVHLFVKRVS, from the coding sequence ATGGAAATGGGTTGGGTTTTACTGCTAGTGGGGGCGTTGTTCCTCCTCATAGAAGTCGTATTGCCGGGATTCTTTGCAGTGGTGCCGGGCACCATCCTGGTGATCATTGGCGGGCTAATGATACTAATACCTGACCTGCTGTCCTATCCTTGGAGCCCTTTCTTGTTCGCAATAATAACGATAGTTGTGAGCATTGCAACCATAGCATTTTACAGGCGGCTGGCACCAGGGCAGAAGCCGCTTACGACCAGCATGGATTCGCTGGCAGGCAAGGTCGGGGAGGTAGTCAATGACATCGTGCCGGACACGATAGACGGCAAGGTGAAAATAGACTCCCAGGTGTGGAGCGCCACCTCTGACGAGTCTATCAGGAAAGGCGAGAAGGTCGCAGTGGTACGCGTATCGGGCGTGCACCTGTTTGTAAAGAGGGTATCGTGA
- a CDS encoding heavy metal-binding domain-containing protein, with product MVDDIVVVSTPYVSGYKISRTLGFTWGLVVRSRGLGGNIVASLRTIFGGEIHEYSDLLNQSRQQALERMKEHARAMGANAVISVGFDSSELGQSMTEVLAYGTAVVIEKESAAPSPVRLS from the coding sequence ATGGTTGATGACATCGTCGTGGTAAGTACCCCTTATGTATCGGGCTATAAGATATCGAGAACGTTAGGCTTTACCTGGGGCCTGGTCGTGAGAAGCCGCGGCCTTGGCGGCAACATAGTGGCAAGCCTCAGGACTATTTTCGGTGGAGAGATCCACGAGTACTCGGACTTGCTCAACCAGTCGAGGCAGCAGGCGCTGGAGCGCATGAAGGAACACGCAAGGGCAATGGGCGCTAATGCGGTAATAAGCGTGGGCTTTGACTCATCAGAGCTAGGGCAGTCCATGACCGAAGTGCTGGCCTACGGCACGGCAGTGGTCATCGAAAAGGAGAGCGCCGCCCCAAGCCCGGTAAGGCTCTCCTGA
- a CDS encoding CRISPR-associated protein Cas4, with product MHKYVNKYVRASDIASYYLCPRLVYFKRKSVSPVSDAEVRASIFKSISYALPLVMPSNMPESCLDEAIRRSGSDALAIYGEPFGRAIEAACREAMDRMPDILRGLARERQLLGDYALIRLLSPASAALSIYSDRLRLSGTIDKVVNIEGRLMPVIISASTPPESGIYSSDRVRLAAYAMLISERYGVDCGQGAVEYVTGWCLRRAEVRYEDKRRALYARNRVLEMDEGRMPEAIKGKWCARCGHHESCSVKASLLDSIFKKA from the coding sequence GTGCATAAATATGTAAATAAGTATGTCAGGGCATCTGATATCGCCTCGTATTACCTTTGCCCACGGCTCGTATATTTTAAGCGCAAAAGCGTCTCACCAGTGTCCGATGCTGAGGTGAGGGCAAGCATATTTAAGTCCATATCATATGCCCTGCCTTTAGTGATGCCATCAAATATGCCCGAATCCTGCCTCGACGAGGCTATCCGCCGCTCAGGCTCCGATGCCCTGGCCATTTATGGGGAGCCTTTTGGGCGGGCCATAGAGGCCGCATGCCGGGAAGCGATGGACAGGATGCCCGACATCTTGCGTGGCCTCGCACGCGAGAGGCAACTGCTCGGCGACTATGCGCTCATACGGCTATTATCCCCTGCTTCTGCCGCTTTATCAATATATTCTGATAGATTGCGCCTTTCCGGGACCATCGATAAGGTTGTTAATATTGAGGGCAGATTGATGCCAGTGATTATTTCTGCCTCTACGCCACCCGAGTCGGGCATCTACTCCTCGGACCGAGTGCGGCTCGCTGCCTATGCAATGCTCATTTCCGAGAGGTATGGCGTCGATTGCGGCCAGGGCGCGGTCGAATACGTCACCGGCTGGTGCCTAAGGCGGGCTGAAGTCCGATACGAAGACAAAAGGAGAGCGCTGTATGCCAGGAACCGCGTGCTTGAAATGGACGAGGGCAGGATGCCGGAAGCGATTAAAGGAAAATGGTGCGCGCGATGCGGCCATCACGAATCATGTAGCGTAAAGGCGTCCCTGCTCGATAGCATCTTTAAAAAGGCGTAA
- a CDS encoding DUF2240 family protein has product MRQALPSIMEEKVDVDGLKNAIAHVFKGRGKSRLSRTEFTFALAYELKWLTPDESREAIDIALREGLLKEEGGKLVPTFNVKEAQVPRDFRLKLTCRSLFDRTIDLLISAGMSREAALEMAAKKREQYGGLVTPEVAALAIAKEKKLSVEAYIDEAYAQLINNK; this is encoded by the coding sequence GTGAGGCAGGCTTTGCCTTCTATCATGGAAGAAAAAGTGGATGTAGACGGCCTCAAAAATGCGATAGCTCACGTATTCAAGGGCAGGGGTAAGTCTCGCCTCAGCCGTACAGAGTTCACCTTTGCCCTGGCTTATGAGCTGAAATGGTTAACGCCTGATGAGAGCAGAGAAGCCATTGATATTGCATTAAGGGAGGGACTACTAAAAGAAGAAGGTGGAAAGCTCGTGCCGACGTTCAACGTCAAGGAGGCCCAGGTTCCGCGGGACTTCAGGTTGAAATTGACATGTAGAAGCCTGTTCGACAGGACCATCGACCTGCTTATATCGGCAGGAATGAGCCGTGAGGCCGCCCTTGAAATGGCCGCCAAAAAGCGAGAACAATACGGGGGGCTGGTGACGCCAGAAGTCGCAGCGCTGGCCATCGCAAAGGAGAAAAAACTTAGCGTAGAGGCTTATATCGATGAGGCATACGCCCAGCTAATCAATAATAAATAA
- a CDS encoding replication factor C small subunit gives MVMDDVWTEKYRPKTLDDVIGQEQIVRRLKSYVKSGNLPHLLFSGPPGVGKTACAVALAKDMFGDAWQNNFIELNASDERGIEVVRNNIKNFARTSPLGEARFKVIFLDEADALTADAQSALRRTMERYTATCRFIISCNYSSKIIEPIQSRCAIYRFGLLGPKDVETMVRRIEKGEHIKVSPDGLEALIYVARGDMRRAINALQSASTVTKHVTADVVFETMSIARPKEIEDMLKLALNGQFMDARNKLDDLLIKYGLSGNDVVDQIYSAMFALGLDEGVLVDLVDRIGEADFRLTEGANERIQVEALLAHFKMHGEAMKK, from the coding sequence ATGGTAATGGACGATGTGTGGACTGAGAAGTACAGGCCGAAGACTTTAGACGACGTCATCGGGCAGGAGCAAATCGTCAGGCGGCTCAAGTCATACGTAAAATCCGGGAACCTGCCGCACCTGCTCTTTTCGGGGCCGCCGGGCGTGGGGAAGACCGCGTGCGCCGTCGCCCTGGCGAAGGACATGTTCGGCGATGCATGGCAGAATAATTTTATAGAGCTGAACGCCTCGGATGAGCGGGGCATAGAAGTCGTCCGTAACAATATAAAGAATTTTGCGAGGACCTCCCCTCTAGGGGAGGCCAGGTTTAAGGTCATTTTCCTGGATGAGGCGGACGCCCTCACAGCGGACGCCCAGTCGGCATTGAGGCGTACCATGGAGCGCTATACAGCAACGTGCCGGTTCATCATCTCATGCAACTATTCCTCTAAAATCATCGAGCCGATCCAGTCGAGGTGCGCTATCTACAGGTTTGGCCTGCTCGGCCCGAAGGACGTCGAGACGATGGTCAGGCGCATCGAGAAGGGCGAACACATAAAGGTCAGCCCTGACGGTCTGGAGGCCCTCATATACGTGGCGAGGGGGGACATGCGGAGGGCTATCAACGCGCTGCAATCCGCCTCGACGGTGACGAAACACGTCACTGCTGACGTAGTTTTTGAGACCATGAGCATTGCCAGGCCTAAAGAGATAGAGGACATGCTGAAGCTCGCCCTCAACGGGCAGTTCATGGACGCGAGGAATAAGCTTGACGACCTCTTGATTAAGTATGGACTTTCCGGAAACGATGTCGTCGACCAGATCTATTCCGCCATGTTCGCGCTTGGGCTGGATGAAGGCGTGCTGGTCGACCTGGTGGACAGGATTGGCGAGGCCGACTTCCGGCTCACTGAAGGGGCGAACGAGCGCATACAGGTAGAGGCTTTGCTGGCGCACTTTAAGATGCATGGCGAGGCCATGAAAAAATAG
- the purL gene encoding phosphoribosylformylglycinamidine synthase subunit PurL, translating to MPFRIEVALKPGYRDAAGESVKASIKSHLGLSADSVQTIKVYTVNAELTDDEKKAVASGPFSDSIVQEYSLDRPLAKGFDWMVEVGFRPGVTDNEGKTGKEAIEDRLGRKLKPDESVHTSMQYLIKGKLSRPQIERISKELLGNELIERFSIIEGSGWDGRIEPYVPLVRDAHKPQVREINLDVSDRELVEISRKGTLALSLEEMRRIRDYFKEARVLEERRKVGLGDKPTDVELESLAQTWSEHCKHKIFNAHIDYYEDGRKESIDSLFKTYIQGSTQEIAKKVDWLVSVFKDNAGIIRFTEDYNVAFKVETHNSPSALDPYGGAITGIVGVDRDPAGTGMGSKIIAHTNVLCFASPYYKGRLPPRIFHPRRIMEGVVRGIKDGGNKNGIPTINGAILFDDRYGGKPLVYCGSIGLMPAMINGRPSHEKKADDGDLIVMVGGRIGKDGIHGATFSSEELHEGSPATAVQIGDPITQKKMLDMLLEARDMGLYKCITDNGAGGLSSSVGEMAESAGGCELHLEKAPLKYHGLDPWEILLSEAQERMTLAVPPDKLDDFMSLCRRRGVEATVLGKFTNSGRFHVLYDGRTVAYLDMDFLHHGLPRMSLTAKWSAPKHDEPKLPEEGLTGYLMSLLSDLNIASKEWVIRQYDHEVQGGSVVKPLVGKDNDGPSDAGVIRPILDRMEGLAVANGINPFYGDIDTYHMTANSIDEAIRNLIAVGASLDRIALLDNFCWCDPVYDPEKTPDGHYKLAQLVRANKALYDYTIAYGTPCISGKDSMKNDYKLKGEDGKEYKISIPPTILFSAIGVIPDVRKCVTMDAKAPGDIVFVVGKTKDELGGSRFYALLGAIGNSVPKVDAITNKKTYQALSKAIDAGLVASCHDCSDGGLAVALAETAFAGGLGMDIDLLRVPAERLNKDAQVLFSESAGRFVVTVAPENEKAFRQAMDGVECESIGTVRPDDRFLVRGLKGSRVIDTIIGALKESWQYPLRW from the coding sequence ATGCCATTCAGGATCGAGGTCGCACTAAAGCCAGGGTACAGGGACGCCGCCGGGGAAAGCGTCAAAGCTTCCATCAAGAGCCACCTGGGCTTAAGCGCAGATAGCGTGCAGACCATAAAGGTCTATACCGTCAATGCTGAGCTTACGGACGATGAGAAGAAGGCCGTGGCGTCCGGGCCGTTTTCTGACTCAATAGTACAGGAGTACTCGCTGGACAGGCCGCTGGCAAAGGGTTTCGACTGGATGGTAGAGGTAGGGTTCAGGCCAGGAGTCACGGATAACGAGGGCAAGACGGGAAAAGAGGCCATCGAGGATAGGCTGGGCAGGAAGCTGAAGCCCGACGAGTCGGTCCACACCTCCATGCAATACCTCATAAAAGGAAAGCTGTCAAGGCCCCAGATCGAGAGGATAAGCAAGGAGCTTCTCGGCAACGAGCTCATCGAGCGCTTCAGCATAATAGAGGGCAGCGGGTGGGATGGCAGGATTGAGCCTTACGTCCCGCTTGTCAGGGATGCCCATAAGCCGCAGGTTAGAGAGATTAATTTAGACGTGAGCGACAGGGAGCTCGTGGAGATAAGCCGGAAGGGCACGCTGGCGCTATCGCTCGAAGAGATGAGGCGCATCAGGGACTACTTTAAGGAGGCCAGGGTTCTTGAGGAGCGGAGGAAGGTCGGGCTGGGCGATAAGCCGACGGACGTGGAGCTGGAGTCGCTGGCCCAGACGTGGAGCGAGCACTGCAAGCACAAGATATTCAACGCCCACATTGACTATTATGAGGATGGCAGGAAGGAGTCCATCGATAGCCTTTTCAAGACGTACATACAGGGCTCTACTCAGGAGATAGCGAAAAAAGTAGACTGGCTCGTCTCTGTCTTTAAGGATAACGCGGGCATCATACGGTTTACTGAGGATTACAACGTTGCATTCAAGGTGGAGACGCACAACAGCCCATCTGCGCTTGACCCGTATGGCGGCGCAATTACGGGCATAGTGGGCGTGGACAGGGACCCCGCCGGCACGGGCATGGGCTCGAAGATAATAGCGCACACCAATGTTCTGTGCTTTGCGTCTCCATATTATAAGGGCAGGCTGCCGCCCCGCATATTCCACCCCAGGCGAATAATGGAAGGAGTGGTGAGGGGCATAAAGGACGGCGGAAACAAGAATGGCATCCCTACCATAAATGGAGCCATTTTGTTTGATGACAGGTATGGCGGCAAGCCTCTGGTATACTGTGGCTCCATCGGCCTCATGCCCGCCATGATAAACGGCAGGCCTTCACATGAGAAGAAGGCCGATGACGGCGATCTAATAGTCATGGTGGGCGGCCGCATCGGGAAGGATGGGATACACGGTGCGACTTTTTCGTCGGAGGAGCTGCACGAAGGCTCGCCGGCCACGGCAGTCCAGATAGGGGACCCCATCACGCAAAAGAAGATGCTCGATATGCTCCTCGAGGCCCGTGATATGGGATTGTATAAGTGTATCACCGATAACGGGGCCGGAGGCCTCTCATCCTCGGTCGGCGAGATGGCCGAGTCGGCGGGAGGATGCGAGCTACACCTGGAGAAGGCGCCGCTCAAGTATCACGGACTTGACCCGTGGGAAATCCTTCTATCAGAGGCGCAGGAGCGGATGACGCTGGCCGTGCCGCCGGATAAGCTCGACGACTTCATGTCGCTCTGCAGGCGCCGTGGGGTCGAGGCAACCGTCTTAGGAAAGTTCACCAATAGCGGCAGGTTCCATGTTTTATACGATGGCAGGACAGTGGCATACCTTGACATGGATTTCCTGCACCACGGCCTCCCGAGGATGAGCCTGACGGCGAAGTGGAGCGCCCCGAAGCACGATGAGCCGAAGCTACCCGAAGAGGGGCTGACAGGCTACTTGATGAGCCTGCTATCAGACTTGAACATCGCAAGCAAGGAGTGGGTGATACGGCAATACGACCACGAAGTCCAGGGAGGGTCGGTGGTCAAGCCACTGGTAGGCAAGGACAACGACGGCCCAAGCGATGCGGGGGTGATAAGGCCCATCCTGGATAGGATGGAGGGGCTGGCAGTCGCCAACGGCATCAACCCCTTCTACGGTGACATTGACACGTATCACATGACGGCCAACTCCATCGATGAGGCCATCAGGAACCTCATAGCGGTCGGCGCCAGCCTTGACCGCATCGCGCTGCTCGACAACTTCTGCTGGTGTGACCCCGTATACGACCCCGAGAAGACGCCGGACGGCCACTATAAGCTTGCCCAGCTTGTAAGGGCGAACAAGGCACTCTACGACTATACCATAGCCTATGGCACGCCATGCATATCGGGCAAGGATTCCATGAAGAACGATTACAAGCTGAAGGGCGAGGATGGGAAGGAGTATAAGATTTCAATACCGCCAACCATTTTGTTTTCAGCCATAGGCGTCATACCCGACGTGAGGAAGTGCGTTACCATGGACGCGAAGGCGCCAGGGGATATCGTGTTCGTCGTGGGCAAGACTAAGGATGAGCTGGGGGGCTCCAGGTTTTACGCCTTGCTGGGCGCCATTGGCAACAGCGTGCCAAAAGTGGATGCCATTACAAATAAAAAGACTTACCAGGCGTTGTCGAAGGCCATTGACGCGGGCCTCGTGGCATCCTGCCACGACTGCTCAGACGGGGGCCTGGCCGTGGCCCTGGCGGAGACGGCTTTCGCTGGCGGGCTGGGCATGGACATTGATCTATTAAGGGTACCTGCGGAAAGGCTCAACAAGGACGCCCAGGTTCTCTTCTCGGAGTCTGCGGGCCGGTTCGTGGTCACCGTGGCCCCCGAGAATGAGAAGGCGTTCAGGCAGGCCATGGATGGCGTCGAATGCGAGTCCATAGGCACAGTAAGGCCTGACGATAGGTTTCTAGTAAGAGGCCTAAAGGGAAGTCGCGTAATTGACACTATTATTGGGGCGCTGAAAGAGTCCTGGCAATACCCGCTGAGGTGGTAA